The proteins below are encoded in one region of Scatophagus argus isolate fScaArg1 chromosome 24, fScaArg1.pri, whole genome shotgun sequence:
- the mcf2la gene encoding guanine nucleotide exchange factor DBS isoform X6, producing MKRDKQSHRAGGFIAEEEEEEEEEEEERQAAWTSSERQVYSDTTMSLLELIQEGQEVLSGLLHSLFVSISLLTRHTRSRSRGATRRTDDILQRDDGPLCAAEIGSELQKQFAILPGGRGMNGSPIIVFPEFPAFGELEEGEVQNVLDYLTSVPSVAASGVGFILVIDRRLDRWAAVRATLLRIAGSFPGNLHLVLVLRPTTFLQRTLSDFLFKFNKDEFKMKVVMLSSVTELHAYIDPGQLTTELGGTQEYCHDSWISHRTAIEAFALMVKTTAQTLQAFGTELAETELPNDAEATTSLLCTHSLKKDKMKEDLQVAQSQGGRLLDCINEPLQTDPEYSMTYDEVENLATVQRLLGQLDETETAFDDFWERHRTKLEQCLQLRHFEQHFREVRAHLDVMSERLSGFSEVSVSPAHAEHVLRELGGHEEKACDVLDRALSLAGEGDRLIENSHYAEDSIRPKCSELRGVCEEISSTLRTKKSLLLRAMEFHHALEKASRWCEEGIFLLASQPVDRCQSQDGAEAALQELERYLDTAPLHTLADRNTICCQYEATLTPQLRDQVERVFQKQSSVQEMFEKRRISLKKLAAKQTRPVQPVAPRPEVKSPLSSPNQQRKERRYSADNAICKKVESPVHNGGTRHASLSEEEENLAVLRRHVMNELLETERAYVEELLCVLEGYAAEMDNPAMAHLIPSTLLSKKDVLFGNMSEIYQFHKRTFLKELEAYTDCPELVGRCFLERMKDLQIYEAYCQNKPRSESLWRQCSDCAFFQECQKKLEHKLGLDSYLLKPVQRITKYQLLLKEMLKYSKGCDGSDDLQEALSSILGILKAVNDSMHLIAITGYEGNLSDLGRLLMQGSFSVWTEHKKGHAKVKDLARFKPMQRHLFLHEKALLFCKRREENGEGYEKAPSYSFKHSLSMSAVGITENAKGDNKKFEIWCNSRDEVFIVQAPTPEIKTAWVNEIRKVLTQQLQACRDASQQKSSDSVSPSSTSNNTSTSLSPFRSSGQKNQKKQQQEEKKAEPSTISEVNSSSSPKHKGWNKASLSVDASEENDGYSSGEDPMNSDPEDEIGKKLAPGKYTVVADCEKAGPQELSVKSGDVVQLIREGEEGQWFVKNLRSSKEGWVAAANLLSLISESKSSQSLSSSDGSVSGNLSTSSSCSETYTSYSDIKP from the exons aTGACATTCTGCAGAGGGATGATGGTCCTCTGTGTGCAGCAGAAATTGGCTCAGAACTCCAGAAGCAGTTTGCCATCCTGCCAG GGGGCCGTGGGATGAACGGGAGCCCCATCATCGTCTTCCCAGAATTCCCAGCTTTCGGCgagctggaggagggagaggtcCAGAATGTCCTTGACTACCTCACCAGTGTCCCCAG TGTTGCAGCATCAGGAGTGGGTTTCATCCTGGTCATCGACAGACGACTGGACCGATGGGCCGCCGTCAGGGCAACCCTGCTCCGCATCGCT gGTTCATTTCCAGGGAACTTGCACTTGGTTCTGGTGTTGCGTCCCACTACTTTCCTCCAGCGGACTCTGTCAGACTTCCTGTTCAAGTTCAACAAGGATGAGTTCAAAATGAAG GTGGTGATGCTGAGTTCAGTGACTGAGCTCCACGCCTATATCGACCCAGGACAACTGACCACAGAGCTGGGAGGCACCCAGGAGTACTGCCATGACAGCTGGATCTCACACCGcact GCAATCGAGGCATTCGCCCTCATGGTGAAGACTACGGCTCAGACCCTGCAGGCGTTTGGCACTGAGCTCGCGGAAACGGAATTACCTAACGATGCCGAGGCCACCACCAGCCTGCTGTGCACACACTCTCTGAAGAAGGATAAAATGAAG GAGGACCTACAGGTGGCGCAGTCTCAAGGGGGACGTCTGTTGGATTGTATCAACGAGCCTCTACAGACAGACCCGGAATACAGCATGACTTATGATGAAGTGGAAAACTTAGCTACTGTACAAAG aCTGCTGGGTCAGCTGGACGAAACGGAGACAGCGTTTGATGATTTCTGGGAGCGTCACCGCACCAAGCTGGAACAGTGTCTACAGCTCCGCCATTTTGAGCAGCACTTCCGTGAA GTGCGCGCCCACCTCGATGTGATGTCGGAGCGGTTGTCCGGTTTCTCTGAGGTCAGTGTGAGCCCCGCCCATGCTGAGCACGTCCTGCGAGAGCTCGGCGGCCATGAGGAAAAAGCCTGT GATGTTCTAGACCGTGCCCTGTCCCTGGCTGGCGAAGGCGACAGGCTGATAGAAAATTCCCACTATGCCGAGGACTCCATCAGGCCGAAGTGCAGCGAGCTGAGGGGAGTGTGCGAGGAGATCAGCTCCACTCTGAGGACCAAGAAGAGCCTCCTGCTCAGGGCGATGGAGTTCCACCATGCGCTGGAGAAG GCATCCCGATGGTGTGAGGAGGGCATCTTCCTGTTGGCGAGCCAGCCGGTGGACCGCTGTCAGTCTCAGGATGGGGCTGAAGCAGCTCTGCAAGAACTGGAGCGATACCTGGACACCGCGCCGCTCCACACCCTCGCCGACCGCAACACCATCTGCTGCCAGTACGAGGCGACGCTCACCCCTCAGCTCAGG GACCAGGTAGAGAGAGTTTTCCAGAAGCAAAGCTCAGTGCAGGAGATGTTTGAGAAGAGGCGCATCAGCCTGAAGAAGCTCGCCGCCAAACAGACCAGACCAGTCCAGCCAGTTGCGCCGAGACCTGAAGTGAAGTCTCCGCTCTCCTCTCCGA atcagcagaggaaagagagaagataCTCTGCAGATAACGCCATCTGCAAAAAG gtggaGTCTCCTGTACATAATGGTGGCACCAGGCATGCCTCTctctcagaagaagaagaaaacctgGCAGTGCTTCGGCG cCATGTTATGAATGAActgctggagacagagagagcataTGTGGAGGAGCTACTGTGTGTGCTGGAG GGCTATGCAGCAGAGATGGACAACCCTGCCATGGCTCACCTCATCCCCAGCACCCTGCTAAGCAAGAAGGACGTTCTGTTCGGCAACATGTCTGAAATCTATCAATTTCATAAGAG GACATTTCTAAAGGAGCTGGAAGCGTACACTGACTGCCCAGAACTTGTGGGCCGCTGCTTTTTAGAAAGG ATGAAGGACCTGCAGATCTACGAGGCCTACTGCCAGAATAAACCCCGCTCGGAGAGCCTATGGAGACAGTGCTCCGACTGTGCCTTCTTCCAG GAGTGCCAGAAGAAGCTGGAACATAAACTCGGTTTGGACTCCTACCTCCTTAAACCTGTCCAGAGAATCACCAAATACCAGCTACTGCTTAAG gaaATGTTGAAGTATAGTAAGGGCTGCGATGGCTCTGATGACCTACAGGAAGCCCTTTCCTCCATTTTGGGGATCCTTAAGGCTGTTAATGACTCCATGCACCTCATCGCCATTACAGGATATGAG GGCAACCTGTCAGATCTGGGCCGCCTGCTGATGCAGGGCTCCTTCAGCGTGTGGACGGAGCACAAAAAGGGTCACGCCAAAGTCAAGGACCTGGCCCGCTTCAAGCCCATGCAGAGGCACCTGTTCCTGCATGAGAAGGCCCTGCTCTTCTgcaagaggagagaggagaacgGGGAGGGCTATGAGAAAGCTCCGTCTTACAGCTTCAAACACTCCCTCAGT ATGAGTGCGGTGGGCATTACAGAGAACGCCAAAGGAGACAATAAGAAGTTTGAGATTTGGTGTAACTCCAGAGATGAGGTTTTTATAGTCCAG GCTCCGACACCAGAGATTAAAACAGCGTGGGTGAACGAGATCCGCAAAGTTCTGACCCAACAGCTCCAAGCCTGCAGAG ATGCCAGTCAGCAGAAGAGCTCAGACTCTGTGTCTCCAAGTTCCACCAGCAAcaacacctccacctccctcag TCCCTTTCGTAGCAGTGGTCAGAAAAaccagaagaagcagcagcaggaggagaagaaggcgGAGCCGAGCACGATATCTGAGGTCAACTCCTCTTCTTCACCGAAACACAAAG GCTGGAACAAGGCGTCTCTCTCGGTGGACGCCTCGGAAGAGAATGATGGGTACTCCAGCGGCGAGGACCCCATGAACTCTGATCCCGAGGATGAAATAGGAAAGAAGCTT GCTCCAGGAAAATATACGGTGGTAGCCGATTGCGAGAAGGCGGGACCTCAGGAGCTGTCTGTCAAGAGTGGTGATGTGGTCCAGCTGatcagagaaggagaggagggacagtG GTTTGTGAAGAATCTTCGCAGCAGTAAAGAGGGCTGGGTGGCAGCAGCGAACCTCCTCAGCCTCATCTCAGAGTCCAAATCATCCCAGTCGCTCAGCAGCTCAG ATGGCAGCGTCTCCGGGAACCTCAGCACTTCTTCCAGCTGCAGTGAGACCTACACCAGCTACTCTGACATCAAACCCTGA
- the mcf2la gene encoding guanine nucleotide exchange factor DBS isoform X4 yields the protein MSASLCCGRQPTEKKRNHKCTQTYVQDDILQRDDGPLCAAEIGSELQKQFAILPGGRGMNGSPIIVFPEFPAFGELEEGEVQNVLDYLTSVPSVAASGVGFILVIDRRLDRWAAVRATLLRIAGSFPGNLHLVLVLRPTTFLQRTLSDFLFKFNKDEFKMKVVMLSSVTELHAYIDPGQLTTELGGTQEYCHDSWISHRTAIEAFALMVKTTAQTLQAFGTELAETELPNDAEATTSLLCTHSLKKDKMKEDLQVAQSQGGRLLDCINEPLQTDPEYSMTYDEVENLATVQRLLGQLDETETAFDDFWERHRTKLEQCLQLRHFEQHFREVRAHLDVMSERLSGFSEVSVSPAHAEHVLRELGGHEEKACDVLDRALSLAGEGDRLIENSHYAEDSIRPKCSELRGVCEEISSTLRTKKSLLLRAMEFHHALEKASRWCEEGIFLLASQPVDRCQSQDGAEAALQELERYLDTAPLHTLADRNTICCQYEATLTPQLRDQVERVFQKQSSVQEMFEKRRISLKKLAAKQTRPVQPVAPRPEVKSPLSSPNQQRKERRYSADNAICKKVESPVHNGGTRHASLSEEEENLAVLRRHVMNELLETERAYVEELLCVLEGYAAEMDNPAMAHLIPSTLLSKKDVLFGNMSEIYQFHKRTFLKELEAYTDCPELVGRCFLERMKDLQIYEAYCQNKPRSESLWRQCSDCAFFQECQKKLEHKLGLDSYLLKPVQRITKYQLLLKEMLKYSKGCDGSDDLQEALSSILGILKAVNDSMHLIAITGYEGNLSDLGRLLMQGSFSVWTEHKKGHAKVKDLARFKPMQRHLFLHEKALLFCKRREENGEGYEKAPSYSFKHSLSMSAVGITENAKGDNKKFEIWCNSRDEVFIVQAPTPEIKTAWVNEIRKVLTQQLQACRDASQQKSSDSVSPSSTSNNTSTSLSPFRSSGQKNQKKQQQEEKKAEPSTISEVNSSSSPKHKGEGFMNAAPRKYVLVLSIVQLKAAVETDLNSSFLHHRHLLYVLIFSYFGLHLFIYFITATLCYFPPAFHFKPLLPDEPVTSPTTDRSSVAKKRFTLQGFSNLKSPKGSALSPEHGSKRHLVKSDPTPFGFKGWNKASLSVDASEENDGYSSGEDPMNSDPEDEIGKKLAPGKYTVVADCEKAGPQELSVKSGDVVQLIREGEEGQWFVKNLRSSKEGWVAAANLLSLISESKSSQSLSSSDGSVSGNLSTSSSCSETYTSYSDIKP from the exons aTGACATTCTGCAGAGGGATGATGGTCCTCTGTGTGCAGCAGAAATTGGCTCAGAACTCCAGAAGCAGTTTGCCATCCTGCCAG GGGGCCGTGGGATGAACGGGAGCCCCATCATCGTCTTCCCAGAATTCCCAGCTTTCGGCgagctggaggagggagaggtcCAGAATGTCCTTGACTACCTCACCAGTGTCCCCAG TGTTGCAGCATCAGGAGTGGGTTTCATCCTGGTCATCGACAGACGACTGGACCGATGGGCCGCCGTCAGGGCAACCCTGCTCCGCATCGCT gGTTCATTTCCAGGGAACTTGCACTTGGTTCTGGTGTTGCGTCCCACTACTTTCCTCCAGCGGACTCTGTCAGACTTCCTGTTCAAGTTCAACAAGGATGAGTTCAAAATGAAG GTGGTGATGCTGAGTTCAGTGACTGAGCTCCACGCCTATATCGACCCAGGACAACTGACCACAGAGCTGGGAGGCACCCAGGAGTACTGCCATGACAGCTGGATCTCACACCGcact GCAATCGAGGCATTCGCCCTCATGGTGAAGACTACGGCTCAGACCCTGCAGGCGTTTGGCACTGAGCTCGCGGAAACGGAATTACCTAACGATGCCGAGGCCACCACCAGCCTGCTGTGCACACACTCTCTGAAGAAGGATAAAATGAAG GAGGACCTACAGGTGGCGCAGTCTCAAGGGGGACGTCTGTTGGATTGTATCAACGAGCCTCTACAGACAGACCCGGAATACAGCATGACTTATGATGAAGTGGAAAACTTAGCTACTGTACAAAG aCTGCTGGGTCAGCTGGACGAAACGGAGACAGCGTTTGATGATTTCTGGGAGCGTCACCGCACCAAGCTGGAACAGTGTCTACAGCTCCGCCATTTTGAGCAGCACTTCCGTGAA GTGCGCGCCCACCTCGATGTGATGTCGGAGCGGTTGTCCGGTTTCTCTGAGGTCAGTGTGAGCCCCGCCCATGCTGAGCACGTCCTGCGAGAGCTCGGCGGCCATGAGGAAAAAGCCTGT GATGTTCTAGACCGTGCCCTGTCCCTGGCTGGCGAAGGCGACAGGCTGATAGAAAATTCCCACTATGCCGAGGACTCCATCAGGCCGAAGTGCAGCGAGCTGAGGGGAGTGTGCGAGGAGATCAGCTCCACTCTGAGGACCAAGAAGAGCCTCCTGCTCAGGGCGATGGAGTTCCACCATGCGCTGGAGAAG GCATCCCGATGGTGTGAGGAGGGCATCTTCCTGTTGGCGAGCCAGCCGGTGGACCGCTGTCAGTCTCAGGATGGGGCTGAAGCAGCTCTGCAAGAACTGGAGCGATACCTGGACACCGCGCCGCTCCACACCCTCGCCGACCGCAACACCATCTGCTGCCAGTACGAGGCGACGCTCACCCCTCAGCTCAGG GACCAGGTAGAGAGAGTTTTCCAGAAGCAAAGCTCAGTGCAGGAGATGTTTGAGAAGAGGCGCATCAGCCTGAAGAAGCTCGCCGCCAAACAGACCAGACCAGTCCAGCCAGTTGCGCCGAGACCTGAAGTGAAGTCTCCGCTCTCCTCTCCGA atcagcagaggaaagagagaagataCTCTGCAGATAACGCCATCTGCAAAAAG gtggaGTCTCCTGTACATAATGGTGGCACCAGGCATGCCTCTctctcagaagaagaagaaaacctgGCAGTGCTTCGGCG cCATGTTATGAATGAActgctggagacagagagagcataTGTGGAGGAGCTACTGTGTGTGCTGGAG GGCTATGCAGCAGAGATGGACAACCCTGCCATGGCTCACCTCATCCCCAGCACCCTGCTAAGCAAGAAGGACGTTCTGTTCGGCAACATGTCTGAAATCTATCAATTTCATAAGAG GACATTTCTAAAGGAGCTGGAAGCGTACACTGACTGCCCAGAACTTGTGGGCCGCTGCTTTTTAGAAAGG ATGAAGGACCTGCAGATCTACGAGGCCTACTGCCAGAATAAACCCCGCTCGGAGAGCCTATGGAGACAGTGCTCCGACTGTGCCTTCTTCCAG GAGTGCCAGAAGAAGCTGGAACATAAACTCGGTTTGGACTCCTACCTCCTTAAACCTGTCCAGAGAATCACCAAATACCAGCTACTGCTTAAG gaaATGTTGAAGTATAGTAAGGGCTGCGATGGCTCTGATGACCTACAGGAAGCCCTTTCCTCCATTTTGGGGATCCTTAAGGCTGTTAATGACTCCATGCACCTCATCGCCATTACAGGATATGAG GGCAACCTGTCAGATCTGGGCCGCCTGCTGATGCAGGGCTCCTTCAGCGTGTGGACGGAGCACAAAAAGGGTCACGCCAAAGTCAAGGACCTGGCCCGCTTCAAGCCCATGCAGAGGCACCTGTTCCTGCATGAGAAGGCCCTGCTCTTCTgcaagaggagagaggagaacgGGGAGGGCTATGAGAAAGCTCCGTCTTACAGCTTCAAACACTCCCTCAGT ATGAGTGCGGTGGGCATTACAGAGAACGCCAAAGGAGACAATAAGAAGTTTGAGATTTGGTGTAACTCCAGAGATGAGGTTTTTATAGTCCAG GCTCCGACACCAGAGATTAAAACAGCGTGGGTGAACGAGATCCGCAAAGTTCTGACCCAACAGCTCCAAGCCTGCAGAG ATGCCAGTCAGCAGAAGAGCTCAGACTCTGTGTCTCCAAGTTCCACCAGCAAcaacacctccacctccctcag TCCCTTTCGTAGCAGTGGTCAGAAAAaccagaagaagcagcagcaggaggagaagaaggcgGAGCCGAGCACGATATCTGAGGTCAACTCCTCTTCTTCACCGAAACACAAAGGTGAAGGTTTTATGAATGCTGCACCCAGGAAAtatgttcttgttttgtccatAGTCCAATTGAAAGCTGCAGTGGAAACTGATCTGAactcttcttttcttcaccACCGTCATCTTCTCTATGTCctcattttttcttattttgggctacatttatttatttattttataactGCAACACTCTGTTATTTTCCTCCCGCCTTCCATTTCAAACCATTGCTTCCAGATGAACCAGTGACCAGTCCGACCACTGACAGGTCTTCAGTGGCTAAAAAGCGTTTTACTTTGCAGGGCTTCAGCAATCTCAAGAGCCCGAAAG GCTCAGCCCTGAGCCCTGAGCATGGCTCCAAACGTCACTTGGTCAAGAGTGACCCCACACCGTTTGGGTTCAAAG GCTGGAACAAGGCGTCTCTCTCGGTGGACGCCTCGGAAGAGAATGATGGGTACTCCAGCGGCGAGGACCCCATGAACTCTGATCCCGAGGATGAAATAGGAAAGAAGCTT GCTCCAGGAAAATATACGGTGGTAGCCGATTGCGAGAAGGCGGGACCTCAGGAGCTGTCTGTCAAGAGTGGTGATGTGGTCCAGCTGatcagagaaggagaggagggacagtG GTTTGTGAAGAATCTTCGCAGCAGTAAAGAGGGCTGGGTGGCAGCAGCGAACCTCCTCAGCCTCATCTCAGAGTCCAAATCATCCCAGTCGCTCAGCAGCTCAG ATGGCAGCGTCTCCGGGAACCTCAGCACTTCTTCCAGCTGCAGTGAGACCTACACCAGCTACTCTGACATCAAACCCTGA
- the mcf2la gene encoding guanine nucleotide exchange factor DBS isoform X3 produces MCIREHTCTGNTMALNRVSQLCHDITRLWLQLKMMTDDILQRDDGPLCAAEIGSELQKQFAILPGGRGMNGSPIIVFPEFPAFGELEEGEVQNVLDYLTSVPSVAASGVGFILVIDRRLDRWAAVRATLLRIAGSFPGNLHLVLVLRPTTFLQRTLSDFLFKFNKDEFKMKVVMLSSVTELHAYIDPGQLTTELGGTQEYCHDSWISHRTAIEAFALMVKTTAQTLQAFGTELAETELPNDAEATTSLLCTHSLKKDKMKEDLQVAQSQGGRLLDCINEPLQTDPEYSMTYDEVENLATVQRLLGQLDETETAFDDFWERHRTKLEQCLQLRHFEQHFREVRAHLDVMSERLSGFSEVSVSPAHAEHVLRELGGHEEKACDVLDRALSLAGEGDRLIENSHYAEDSIRPKCSELRGVCEEISSTLRTKKSLLLRAMEFHHALEKASRWCEEGIFLLASQPVDRCQSQDGAEAALQELERYLDTAPLHTLADRNTICCQYEATLTPQLRDQVERVFQKQSSVQEMFEKRRISLKKLAAKQTRPVQPVAPRPEVKSPLSSPNQQRKERRYSADNAICKKVESPVHNGGTRHASLSEEEENLAVLRRHVMNELLETERAYVEELLCVLEGYAAEMDNPAMAHLIPSTLLSKKDVLFGNMSEIYQFHKRTFLKELEAYTDCPELVGRCFLERMKDLQIYEAYCQNKPRSESLWRQCSDCAFFQECQKKLEHKLGLDSYLLKPVQRITKYQLLLKEMLKYSKGCDGSDDLQEALSSILGILKAVNDSMHLIAITGYEGNLSDLGRLLMQGSFSVWTEHKKGHAKVKDLARFKPMQRHLFLHEKALLFCKRREENGEGYEKAPSYSFKHSLSMSAVGITENAKGDNKKFEIWCNSRDEVFIVQAPTPEIKTAWVNEIRKVLTQQLQACRDASQQKSSDSVSPSSTSNNTSTSLSPFRSSGQKNQKKQQQEEKKAEPSTISEVNSSSSPKHKGEGFMNAAPRKYVLVLSIVQLKAAVETDLNSSFLHHRHLLYVLIFSYFGLHLFIYFITATLCYFPPAFHFKPLLPDEPVTSPTTDRSSVAKKRFTLQGFSNLKSPKGSALSPEHGSKRHLVKSDPTPFGFKGWNKASLSVDASEENDGYSSGEDPMNSDPEDEIGKKLAPGKYTVVADCEKAGPQELSVKSGDVVQLIREGEEGQWFVKNLRSSKEGWVAAANLLSLISESKSSQSLSSSDGSVSGNLSTSSSCSETYTSYSDIKP; encoded by the exons aTGACATTCTGCAGAGGGATGATGGTCCTCTGTGTGCAGCAGAAATTGGCTCAGAACTCCAGAAGCAGTTTGCCATCCTGCCAG GGGGCCGTGGGATGAACGGGAGCCCCATCATCGTCTTCCCAGAATTCCCAGCTTTCGGCgagctggaggagggagaggtcCAGAATGTCCTTGACTACCTCACCAGTGTCCCCAG TGTTGCAGCATCAGGAGTGGGTTTCATCCTGGTCATCGACAGACGACTGGACCGATGGGCCGCCGTCAGGGCAACCCTGCTCCGCATCGCT gGTTCATTTCCAGGGAACTTGCACTTGGTTCTGGTGTTGCGTCCCACTACTTTCCTCCAGCGGACTCTGTCAGACTTCCTGTTCAAGTTCAACAAGGATGAGTTCAAAATGAAG GTGGTGATGCTGAGTTCAGTGACTGAGCTCCACGCCTATATCGACCCAGGACAACTGACCACAGAGCTGGGAGGCACCCAGGAGTACTGCCATGACAGCTGGATCTCACACCGcact GCAATCGAGGCATTCGCCCTCATGGTGAAGACTACGGCTCAGACCCTGCAGGCGTTTGGCACTGAGCTCGCGGAAACGGAATTACCTAACGATGCCGAGGCCACCACCAGCCTGCTGTGCACACACTCTCTGAAGAAGGATAAAATGAAG GAGGACCTACAGGTGGCGCAGTCTCAAGGGGGACGTCTGTTGGATTGTATCAACGAGCCTCTACAGACAGACCCGGAATACAGCATGACTTATGATGAAGTGGAAAACTTAGCTACTGTACAAAG aCTGCTGGGTCAGCTGGACGAAACGGAGACAGCGTTTGATGATTTCTGGGAGCGTCACCGCACCAAGCTGGAACAGTGTCTACAGCTCCGCCATTTTGAGCAGCACTTCCGTGAA GTGCGCGCCCACCTCGATGTGATGTCGGAGCGGTTGTCCGGTTTCTCTGAGGTCAGTGTGAGCCCCGCCCATGCTGAGCACGTCCTGCGAGAGCTCGGCGGCCATGAGGAAAAAGCCTGT GATGTTCTAGACCGTGCCCTGTCCCTGGCTGGCGAAGGCGACAGGCTGATAGAAAATTCCCACTATGCCGAGGACTCCATCAGGCCGAAGTGCAGCGAGCTGAGGGGAGTGTGCGAGGAGATCAGCTCCACTCTGAGGACCAAGAAGAGCCTCCTGCTCAGGGCGATGGAGTTCCACCATGCGCTGGAGAAG GCATCCCGATGGTGTGAGGAGGGCATCTTCCTGTTGGCGAGCCAGCCGGTGGACCGCTGTCAGTCTCAGGATGGGGCTGAAGCAGCTCTGCAAGAACTGGAGCGATACCTGGACACCGCGCCGCTCCACACCCTCGCCGACCGCAACACCATCTGCTGCCAGTACGAGGCGACGCTCACCCCTCAGCTCAGG GACCAGGTAGAGAGAGTTTTCCAGAAGCAAAGCTCAGTGCAGGAGATGTTTGAGAAGAGGCGCATCAGCCTGAAGAAGCTCGCCGCCAAACAGACCAGACCAGTCCAGCCAGTTGCGCCGAGACCTGAAGTGAAGTCTCCGCTCTCCTCTCCGA atcagcagaggaaagagagaagataCTCTGCAGATAACGCCATCTGCAAAAAG gtggaGTCTCCTGTACATAATGGTGGCACCAGGCATGCCTCTctctcagaagaagaagaaaacctgGCAGTGCTTCGGCG cCATGTTATGAATGAActgctggagacagagagagcataTGTGGAGGAGCTACTGTGTGTGCTGGAG GGCTATGCAGCAGAGATGGACAACCCTGCCATGGCTCACCTCATCCCCAGCACCCTGCTAAGCAAGAAGGACGTTCTGTTCGGCAACATGTCTGAAATCTATCAATTTCATAAGAG GACATTTCTAAAGGAGCTGGAAGCGTACACTGACTGCCCAGAACTTGTGGGCCGCTGCTTTTTAGAAAGG ATGAAGGACCTGCAGATCTACGAGGCCTACTGCCAGAATAAACCCCGCTCGGAGAGCCTATGGAGACAGTGCTCCGACTGTGCCTTCTTCCAG GAGTGCCAGAAGAAGCTGGAACATAAACTCGGTTTGGACTCCTACCTCCTTAAACCTGTCCAGAGAATCACCAAATACCAGCTACTGCTTAAG gaaATGTTGAAGTATAGTAAGGGCTGCGATGGCTCTGATGACCTACAGGAAGCCCTTTCCTCCATTTTGGGGATCCTTAAGGCTGTTAATGACTCCATGCACCTCATCGCCATTACAGGATATGAG GGCAACCTGTCAGATCTGGGCCGCCTGCTGATGCAGGGCTCCTTCAGCGTGTGGACGGAGCACAAAAAGGGTCACGCCAAAGTCAAGGACCTGGCCCGCTTCAAGCCCATGCAGAGGCACCTGTTCCTGCATGAGAAGGCCCTGCTCTTCTgcaagaggagagaggagaacgGGGAGGGCTATGAGAAAGCTCCGTCTTACAGCTTCAAACACTCCCTCAGT ATGAGTGCGGTGGGCATTACAGAGAACGCCAAAGGAGACAATAAGAAGTTTGAGATTTGGTGTAACTCCAGAGATGAGGTTTTTATAGTCCAG GCTCCGACACCAGAGATTAAAACAGCGTGGGTGAACGAGATCCGCAAAGTTCTGACCCAACAGCTCCAAGCCTGCAGAG ATGCCAGTCAGCAGAAGAGCTCAGACTCTGTGTCTCCAAGTTCCACCAGCAAcaacacctccacctccctcag TCCCTTTCGTAGCAGTGGTCAGAAAAaccagaagaagcagcagcaggaggagaagaaggcgGAGCCGAGCACGATATCTGAGGTCAACTCCTCTTCTTCACCGAAACACAAAGGTGAAGGTTTTATGAATGCTGCACCCAGGAAAtatgttcttgttttgtccatAGTCCAATTGAAAGCTGCAGTGGAAACTGATCTGAactcttcttttcttcaccACCGTCATCTTCTCTATGTCctcattttttcttattttgggctacatttatttatttattttataactGCAACACTCTGTTATTTTCCTCCCGCCTTCCATTTCAAACCATTGCTTCCAGATGAACCAGTGACCAGTCCGACCACTGACAGGTCTTCAGTGGCTAAAAAGCGTTTTACTTTGCAGGGCTTCAGCAATCTCAAGAGCCCGAAAG GCTCAGCCCTGAGCCCTGAGCATGGCTCCAAACGTCACTTGGTCAAGAGTGACCCCACACCGTTTGGGTTCAAAG GCTGGAACAAGGCGTCTCTCTCGGTGGACGCCTCGGAAGAGAATGATGGGTACTCCAGCGGCGAGGACCCCATGAACTCTGATCCCGAGGATGAAATAGGAAAGAAGCTT GCTCCAGGAAAATATACGGTGGTAGCCGATTGCGAGAAGGCGGGACCTCAGGAGCTGTCTGTCAAGAGTGGTGATGTGGTCCAGCTGatcagagaaggagaggagggacagtG GTTTGTGAAGAATCTTCGCAGCAGTAAAGAGGGCTGGGTGGCAGCAGCGAACCTCCTCAGCCTCATCTCAGAGTCCAAATCATCCCAGTCGCTCAGCAGCTCAG ATGGCAGCGTCTCCGGGAACCTCAGCACTTCTTCCAGCTGCAGTGAGACCTACACCAGCTACTCTGACATCAAACCCTGA